GGAACTCAAGCGGCTTGAGCTCGAAAAGAACAAGGCCGAGGAGCAGGCGCGGTCCAAGGATCAGCAACTCCAGAACGCGATGAAGGAAAACAAGGACAGGGCCGGCATGGCTGCCAAGCTCAATGCCATCATCTCGAGCGGCAACACGCTTGCATCGCAGATGATAAACACCGACCTGCGCGACCAGTCGCTGGAGCTCGACGCGCTCGTCGGCCGGGCGGCGGACACCCGCCGGCGGAGTGAAGACCTTGCCACCGAATTCGGGAAAATCGCCATCACCGACAATGCCTTTTCGATGAGCGCAACGCAGATAAAAGACGCGCTCACCCTGCTTACCGAGGCGTCGCAGTATTTTGTTTTGTACTATAAGGCCGAAGATTCGGCGCAGGAAGAGCTGCGCGAGCGCATCATGCGGTCGAAAGCGAGAACGGCGCGCGAAAATCTTGAAAAGGCCAGCGCCGCCATCGCAGCGATCAATACGCAGTAGGGCCCCGGCCTTAATCCCTGGCGCACAAGCGGACCATGGCTGCCGTTCTGGCAGCCATGGTCCGCTTCGGCTTTTTTACATAAAAACGGCAGGGCATATTGTTTCCTTGACAGTTTTTAGCATGAGGAATTATTTTGAAGGCTTTGCAAACATGCTGCTTACCATAAGAAAAATACCCGAGGGACACAGCGTTCTTTCTCAAAGCGTGCCGGTGAGCGGTGAAAAAGCCGAAGGGCTAGTCACGGCCGGGGATGTCGCCTGCAAGGCGGAAATCGACCGCCTGCAGTCGCAGATCCACCTCAAGCTCACCTACGATTGCGTGGTCAGGACGCAGTGTTCCCGTTGCCTTGCGCCGGTGGACTGTCCCGTTTCCGGGGAATTCCGGATCGTGATGCAGGAAAAATCTCGGGTGCCGGCCCGCAACGCGCTGCCTGATGAAGAGGTCGACCTTTTCTTCACGGAGGCAGACGACAC
The Chitinivibrionales bacterium genome window above contains:
- a CDS encoding DUF177 domain-containing protein, which gives rise to MLLTIRKIPEGHSVLSQSVPVSGEKAEGLVTAGDVACKAEIDRLQSQIHLKLTYDCVVRTQCSRCLAPVDCPVSGEFRIVMQEKSRVPARNALPDEEVDLFFTEADDTVDLAPLIYEEILLSLPMKPLCSESCTGIPAGHDQAITVEYEKAVDPRWEALKKLQKKK